In Planococcus shixiaomingii, the DNA window TATTTTAGGAACGTAAGACCCAAAAAGTTATACTTTTTTATAAAATTCCTTGAAAAATGACAGTAAAATCCCCTAAAAAGTTACTATTTGTTAAATATTTTTCAAAAAGAGGTTGAAAAGGAACCACAAGGGTAGTTACTAATTAGCAAGAATAAAATTAATGAGGAGGAAACAAGATGAACCATATTAAAGCACTTATCATGAAATTCATTATGATCGCTATTGTACTTTCTATCATCTTAACAGGAATTTTTGATGTGGAATTCAGTGACACGCTACTGATCAGCCTTGTTCTGACTGTAGTCGCTTATCTATTAGGGGATCTAATGATCTTCAGAAAAACCGGTGATCGTGATGCGCATGATCGCACTGGCAACAATGACACTGCTGGTCACAGCAATTCTGCAGACCACAAGAAAAGAAACATGATGGCCACTATTGGCGATATCGTACTTTCTTTCCTAGTCATTTGGCTGATGGGCGAAATGCTGTTTGCTAAAACCGATGACATCATTGCTGCATCTCTTATTTCCGCTCTTGCGATTGGCGCAGGAGAATGGTTCTTCCATAAATACTTGGATAAGAATGTATTCCCTGAAAAAGACGGCCGCGCAGCGACTGGAAATACTAATCATTGATAAACTAGTCTTCGAATAAGAAACTGCCCTCTCTTTAATAGAGAGGGCAGTTTTTTTTACTTTAACTAATTTCCCCATCAAACGGCTCAACTCTAGTTCATAATTCCATTCCTTAAAAATTCAATCGGTTAACATGAAAGTTTTCAGGAGGTTCATAATCGCGATGGTTTTTTCCGTCATCAGCGTC includes these proteins:
- a CDS encoding YndM family protein, which translates into the protein MNHIKALIMKFIMIAIVLSIILTGIFDVEFSDTLLISLVLTVVAYLLGDLMIFRKTGDRDAHDRTGNNDTAGHSNSADHKKRNMMATIGDIVLSFLVIWLMGEMLFAKTDDIIAASLISALAIGAGEWFFHKYLDKNVFPEKDGRAATGNTNH